The following coding sequences lie in one Labrus bergylta chromosome 13, fLabBer1.1, whole genome shotgun sequence genomic window:
- the gtpbp8 gene encoding GTP-binding protein 8 has product MICLRLRPCLQPGTQVCRSHLRLVHKFASLQKATTLPAKKVQSLLYPFSGLEAYLDRSVDRTPFQLFHPSLEDMLKAESLFHSSASHKIDYYVSAERMDHVPALKQPEVCFIGRSNVGKSSLIKGLFALTPEVEVRVSKTPGHTKKMNFFRVGKAFTLVDMPGYGHRAPKDFVDMVEPYLYSRTNLMRTFLLVDGSVGLQGADLIALEMCEEIRRPYVIVVTKIDKCTRGTLLTNLMNLQDVVKSQTSSCFPQPFLVSALNFWGIYLLRCFIAHVTGSLKLTDTCQS; this is encoded by the exons ATGATTTGTCTCCGGCTGCGTCCGTGCCTCCAGCCTGGGACTCAGGTTTGCAGGTCTCACCTCCGGCTGGTCCATAAATTTGCTTCTCTTCAAAAAGCCACAACACTTCCTGCAAAGAAAGTCCAAAGCTTACTTTACCCCTTTAGTGGTCTGGAGGCTTACCTGGACAG GTCTGTGGACAGGACGCCGTTCCAGCTCTTTCATCCCAGTCTGGAGGACATGCTCAAAGCGGAAAGCCTTTTTCATTCTTCAGCGTCTCATAAGATCGATTACTACGTCTCTGCAGAGAGGATGGACCATGTTCCTGCGCTGAAGCAGCCCGAG GTGTGTTTCATTGGCAGGAGCAACGTGGGGAAGTCGTCTCTCATCAAAGGTCTTTTCGCCCTGACACCTGAGGTCGAGGTCCGAGTCTCCAAAACTCCT GGTCACACTAAGAAGATGAACTTTTTCAGAGTGGGCAAAGCGTTCACCCTCGTGGACATGCCGGGCTACGGACACAGAGCACCCAAAGACTTTGTGGACATGGTGGAGCCGTACCTTTACAGCCGGACAAA CCTGATGAGGACCTTCCTGTTGGTCGATGGCAGCGTTGGTCTTCAGGGGGCTGACCTGATCGCTCTGGAGATGTGCGAAGAAATCAGACGACCGTATGTg atcGTAGTGACAAAGATTGACAAATGTACCCGTGGAACGCTGCTGACGAACTTGATGAACCTGCAGGATGTGGTTAAGAGTCAGACCAGCAGCTGCTTCCCGCAGCCTTTCCTCGTCAG CGCCCTCAACTTTTGGGGGATCTACCTCCTGAGATGCTTCATCGCCCATGTGACAGGGAGCCTCAAGTTAACGGACACGTGTCAAAGCTGA